A genomic stretch from Helianthus annuus cultivar XRQ/B chromosome 1, HanXRQr2.0-SUNRISE, whole genome shotgun sequence includes:
- the LOC110899352 gene encoding glutathione S-transferase T3-like, which produces MPPPNIPAQDTSEPEFVPETQVESSSIKKRSHKKKDETEKRATKKVEFWSPKEEFELAKAWLDVSEDEIVGDDQDIKAFWGRIRDKFFAAMGRGVYRTPDSFSGKWGALRTKVSNFNNIYNNLVNNTRRRSGASDVDIMTEAHTEYRMHQGHMFNLVTTWELLRKSPKWHLVPPFDPTRPRSKRSKSTSTTEPSGSDARTVINLNEDADEFEEPQELSRPTGRDKSKVY; this is translated from the exons ATGCCACCACCAAACATACCCGCCCAAGACACAAGCGAACCGGAATTTGTTCCCGAGACCCAAGTCGAATCATCTTCTATCAAAAAAAGAAGCCATAAAAAGAAGGATGAGACCGAAAAACGTGCGACAAAGAAGGTAGAATTTTGGTCGCCTAAGGAAGAGTTCGAGTTGGCAAAAGCTTGGCTCGACGTGTCGGAGGACGAGATTGttg gAGACGACCAAGACATAAAGGCATTTTGGGGTCGTATACGCGATAAGTTTTTCGCCGCAATGGGTCGTGGCGTGTATCGAACCCCCGACTCTTTTTCGGGAAAGTGGGGGGCTTTGAGGACGAAGGTTAGCAACTTCAACAACATATACAATAACCTCGTCAATAACACTCGAAGGAGAAGTGGTGCGAGCGATGTCGATATCATGACCGAAGCCCACACCGAGTATAGAATGCACCAAGGGCATATGTTTAACCTGGTAACCACATGGGAGCTTCTTCGCAAATCTCCAAAGTGGCACCTTGTGCCACCGTTCGACCCAACCCGCCCTAGATCCAAACGGTCCAAATCGACATCCACCACCGAACCTTCTGGGTCAGATGCTCGTACAGTAATTAATCTAAACGAGGATGCTGACGAGTTTGAAGAACCCCAAGAGCTGTCTCGTCCAACTGGTAGGGATAAAAGTAAAGTCTACTAA